In a single window of the Elaeis guineensis isolate ETL-2024a chromosome 6, EG11, whole genome shotgun sequence genome:
- the LOC140858544 gene encoding uncharacterized protein, which translates to MEHKFCEGVSKLEFLKGMAVDETVVSRKVLPHVNQCCKYFTELSMFAENVDEEKASIICKSLPDLWKLELTNSVISRQVIIAFLDELKALEHLDISGYENSGITDAVLEKASRLKIFLWNSRFEVGEFMDCSNNEEDDWLL; encoded by the coding sequence ATGGAGCATAAATTCTGTGAGGGTGTCAGCAAACTCGAGTTTCTCAAGGGCATGGCAGTGGACGAGACTGTCGTCAGCCGTAAAGTGCTCCCGCATGTTAACCAGTGCTGTAAATACTTCACCGAGCTGAGCATGTTTGCTGAGAATGTGGATGAAGAGAAGGCATCCATTATCTGCAAATCTCTCCCGGACCTCTGGAAACTTGAGCTAACGAATTCTGTCATTTCAAGGCAGGTCATAATTGCTTTTCTAGATGAGTTGAAGGCGCTGGAGCACCTTGACATTTCTGGGTATGAGAATTCTGGTATCACTGATGCGGTCCTCGAGAAGGCTTCACGTCTGAAGATTTTCCTGTGGAACTCGAGATTTGAGGTGGGTGAGTTCATGGACTGTTCAAATAATGAGGAAGATGACTGGCTCCTTTAA